From one Liolophura sinensis isolate JHLJ2023 chromosome 10, CUHK_Ljap_v2, whole genome shotgun sequence genomic stretch:
- the LOC135476675 gene encoding translation initiation factor eIF2B subunit alpha-like yields MDKTALLRYFEKTVADNPEKSRAIAAIQTLIEYLKQDSAETLSGLRANLKDVISTLTETESNVTSISSGCELFLRFITLTGASLESSDFNACKKLMVDRGNLFLQKVATSRQKISKLAHPFILDGATILTHSRSRVVLHVLKEAAKAKKRFNVFVMESQPDKSGHLTCKELTALGIPCTVILDSAVGYVMEKVDICLVGAEGVVENGGIINKIGTFALAISAREMNKPVYVLAESFKFVRLYPLNQQDIPNQFKYQAKVLKSKADLDKEHPLVDYTPPLYISLLFTDLGILTPSAVSDELIKLYL; encoded by the exons ATGGACAAAACTG CTTTACTCCGATACTTTGAGAAGACTGTCGCGGATAACCCTGAGAAATCACGGGCAATAGCAGCCATTCAGACTCTTATAGAATACCTGAAACAAGATTCAG ctgagaCATTGTCAGGATTACGAGCCAATCTGAAGGATGTAATCAGCACTTTGACAGAAACAGAGAGTAATGTAACATCCATTTCGTCCGGTTGTGAGCTCTTCCTGCGCTTTATCACCCTCACAGGAGCTTCTCTAGAGAGCTCG GATTTCAATGCCTGTAAAAAGTTGATGGTGGACAGGGGGAATCTGTTCCTTCAAAAAGTGGCAACATCACGACAGAAAATCAGCAAATTGGCACATCCTTTTATTCTAGATGGAGCA ACGATCTTGACACACTCACGGTCTCGTGTAGTTCTCCACGTCCTGAAAGAGGCTGCCAAGGCGAAGAAAAGATTCAACGTATTTGTCATGGAATCGCAACCTGACAAATCTGG GCACTTGACATGCAAAGAACTCACAGCATTAGGTATTCCCTGTACAGTGATTCTAGACTCAGCTGTAGG GTATGTGATGGAGAAGGTAGACATTTGCCTGGTCGGTGCTGAAGGGGTCGTGGAAAACGGTGGCATAATAAACAAG ataGGAACATTTGCGCTGGCAATATCAGCCCGGGAGATGAACAAGCCTGTATATGTTCTGGCggaaagttttaaatttgttcGTCTGTACCCTCTTAATCAGCAAGATATTCCTAATCAGTTCAag TATCAGGCCAAAGTGTTGAAGTCGAAAGCTGACCTTGACAAGGAGCACCCTCTAGTAGACTACACGCCCCCTCTCTACATCTCTCTCCTCTTCACTGATCTCGGCATCCTTACCCCCTCAGCTGTCAGCGATGAACTCATTAAACTGTATTTATAG
- the LOC135476653 gene encoding general transcription factor IIH subunit 3-like isoform X2: MSSDDATSLLIIIVDTNPVWWGLSQGKGDGQLTLSQCLDNVLVCANSHLMMNHKNKLAVIASHTNASHFLYPRPDLDQRTTEGTETANGQTVPGDGRHELFSIVNESIRKQIKELVLSGLCGELFSDSLLAGSMAMALCYIHRLEKECVAGEEMSARILIVKGSEDNPAQYMNFMNVVFTAQKQNVVIDACILDNDSGLLQQACDITGGIYLKIPQMTGLLQYLLWVFLPDKSTRDKLTLPPKAQVDYRAACFCHRTLIDVGYVCSVCLSIFCHFSPICSTCQTTFRFLGPPKSLKKKGKRSAVS, encoded by the exons ATGTCATCAG ATGATGCAACAAGTCTGCTGATAATCATTGTTGACACAAATCCAGTATGGTGGGGATTGAGCCAGGGTAAAGGAGatggacag CTGACCTTGTCCCAGTGCCTGGACAATGTACTTGTGTGTGCAAATTCTCATCTGATGATGaaccacaaaaataaattggCTGTCATCGCCTCTCATACCAACGCAAG CCACTTCCTGTACCCAAGACCTGACCTTGACCAAAGAACAACAGAAGGTACAGAGACTGCGAATGGGCAGACAGTTCCTGGTGATGGACGGCATGAATTGTTCTCTATTGTGAATGAAAGCATCCGGAAACAGATCAAGGAGCTTGTTTTGTCAG GTCTTTGTGGTGAGCTGTTCTCAGACTCTCTCTTAGCTGGCTCTATGGCAATGGCACTGTGCT ATATTCACAGATTGGAGAAGGAATGTGTGGCTGGAGAAGAAATGTCTGCAAGAATTCTG ATTGTTAAAGGTTCAGAAGATAACCCAGCGCAGTATATGAATTTCATGAACGTGGTTTTCACGGCTCAGAAACAG AATGTTGTGATTGATGCCTGTATCCTTGACAACGATTCTGGCCTGTTACAGCAA GCGTGTGATATAACAGGAGGGATTTACCTGAAAATACCTCAAATGACTGGCcttttacagtatttattg TGGGTGTTCCTCCCTGATAAATCAACACGTGATAAGCTGACCTTACCCCCCAAGGCTCAGGTGGATTACAGGGCAGCATGCTTCTGCCATAGGACGCTGATCGATGTTGGATATGTCTGCTCGGTCTGCCTCTCCA tctTTTGTCACTTCAGTCCAATCTGCTCAACCTGCCA AACAACATTTAGATTTTTGGGGCCCCCAAAATCACTGAAAAAGAAAGGGAAGCGATCAGCTGTCTCCTAG
- the LOC135476653 gene encoding general transcription factor IIH subunit 3-like isoform X1 yields the protein MSLTDDATSLLIIIVDTNPVWWGLSQGKGDGQLTLSQCLDNVLVCANSHLMMNHKNKLAVIASHTNASHFLYPRPDLDQRTTEGTETANGQTVPGDGRHELFSIVNESIRKQIKELVLSGLCGELFSDSLLAGSMAMALCYIHRLEKECVAGEEMSARILIVKGSEDNPAQYMNFMNVVFTAQKQNVVIDACILDNDSGLLQQACDITGGIYLKIPQMTGLLQYLLWVFLPDKSTRDKLTLPPKAQVDYRAACFCHRTLIDVGYVCSVCLSIFCHFSPICSTCQTTFRFLGPPKSLKKKGKRSAVS from the exons ATGTCACTTACAGATGATGCAACAAGTCTGCTGATAATCATTGTTGACACAAATCCAGTATGGTGGGGATTGAGCCAGGGTAAAGGAGatggacag CTGACCTTGTCCCAGTGCCTGGACAATGTACTTGTGTGTGCAAATTCTCATCTGATGATGaaccacaaaaataaattggCTGTCATCGCCTCTCATACCAACGCAAG CCACTTCCTGTACCCAAGACCTGACCTTGACCAAAGAACAACAGAAGGTACAGAGACTGCGAATGGGCAGACAGTTCCTGGTGATGGACGGCATGAATTGTTCTCTATTGTGAATGAAAGCATCCGGAAACAGATCAAGGAGCTTGTTTTGTCAG GTCTTTGTGGTGAGCTGTTCTCAGACTCTCTCTTAGCTGGCTCTATGGCAATGGCACTGTGCT ATATTCACAGATTGGAGAAGGAATGTGTGGCTGGAGAAGAAATGTCTGCAAGAATTCTG ATTGTTAAAGGTTCAGAAGATAACCCAGCGCAGTATATGAATTTCATGAACGTGGTTTTCACGGCTCAGAAACAG AATGTTGTGATTGATGCCTGTATCCTTGACAACGATTCTGGCCTGTTACAGCAA GCGTGTGATATAACAGGAGGGATTTACCTGAAAATACCTCAAATGACTGGCcttttacagtatttattg TGGGTGTTCCTCCCTGATAAATCAACACGTGATAAGCTGACCTTACCCCCCAAGGCTCAGGTGGATTACAGGGCAGCATGCTTCTGCCATAGGACGCTGATCGATGTTGGATATGTCTGCTCGGTCTGCCTCTCCA tctTTTGTCACTTCAGTCCAATCTGCTCAACCTGCCA AACAACATTTAGATTTTTGGGGCCCCCAAAATCACTGAAAAAGAAAGGGAAGCGATCAGCTGTCTCCTAG
- the LOC135477254 gene encoding vitamin K epoxide reductase complex subunit 1-like protein 1, with the protein MMDMATLGYLMFSNFADKLVACIMGIVVSAYALNIELKQAKNPKYKAYCDINDKMSCTRVLCSEYGKGFGVVGLLVGKEHFLNMPNCLLGIVFYSLQIILACSSSGLAVTLAYYASILSCIGSVYSGYHPVFCAEGCLPGLYSHIHHQCGVCYILTTPCTLFHEKNVFMFHKDNCSFYQSSREGQWNVQNNSLSKGWD; encoded by the exons ATGATGGACATGGCCACACTGGGCTACCTAATGTTCTCTAACTTTGCTGACAAGCTGGTTGCCTGTATCATGGGCATCGTGGTGTCGGCTTATGCCCTCAACATCGAGCTGAAGCAGGCCAAAAACCCCAAATACAAGGCTTACTGTGACATCAATGACAAGATGAGCTGCACAAGGGTGCTGTGCTCCGA gtATGGTAAAGGATTTGGAGTGGTAGGGTTACTggtgggaaaggaacatttccTGAACATGCCAAACTGTCTGCTAGGAATTGTTTTCTACTCTCTACAGATTATATTGG CTTGCAGCTCTTCTGGTTTGGCGGTAACTCTGGCCTACTATGCTTCCATCCTGTCCTGCATTGGCTCTGTATATTCTGGCTATCATCCTGTTTTTTGTGCTGAAGGATGTTTGCCTGGTTTGTATAGCCACATACATCATCAATGCGGGGTCTGCTATATCTTAACTACTCCCTGTACActgtttcatgaaaaaaatgtattcatgtTTCACAAAGATAACTGTAGTTTTTATCAGTCAAGCCGTGAGGGACAGTGGAACGTCCAAAataattccctgtccaagggcTGGGATTGA